From Erigeron canadensis isolate Cc75 chromosome 8, C_canadensis_v1, whole genome shotgun sequence, one genomic window encodes:
- the LOC122579879 gene encoding E2F transcription factor-like E2FF, translating to MTSHHDSVSKNTSSSCSIYSRKEKSLGVLCSNFLGLYNREGVDCIGLDNAANQLGVERRRIYDIVNILESVGVLTKRAKNQYTWKGFKAIPHALEELRKHASNDDNYKGSQYCNFGTVVNDSLGPSDSNNSNTDKLTKSSGSSKSETIRKEKSLGLLTQNFIKLFITSDADVITLDTAATMLLGDLHDPTAMRTKVRRLYDIANVFSSMNLLQKMRHPESGKPAFRWLGLKEPKTKPIILATDNSKRRAFGTDITNSCGLKRNRNDSLSGWCSKDATVAVDGNIDCDENITMQKQLPLQRNSKEFVFGPFTPVTGTAHKVGSSGNKKLKQAPEWENLADTYRPRYLNKALNDVFGHYAEAWKSWYVESADKKQVRPVT from the exons ATGACGTCACATCACGATTCCGTATCCAAAaacacttcttcttcttgttctaTTTACAGCCGTAAAGAGAAATCACTCGGTGTTTTATGCTCCAA TTTCTTAGGGCTGTATAATCGAGAAGGCGTTGACTGTATCGGATTAGACAATGCCGCTAATCAGCTAg GTGTAGAAAGGCGACGAATATACGATATTGTCAATATTTTAGAGAGTGTTGGT GTTTTGACAAAGAGAGCAAAGAATCAGTATACTTGGAAGGGATTTAAGgcaattccacatgctttagAAGAGCTTAGG AAACATGCATCTAATGATGATAACTATAAAGGCTCACAATACTGCAACTTTGGAACT GTTGTAAATGATTCTCTTGGGCCTTCTGATTCGAATAACTCAAACACGGACAAGCTTACTAAATCATCTGGATCTTCTAAAAGCG AAACCATCAGGAAGGAAAAATCACTTGGACTTCTGACTCAAAATTTCATCAAGCTGTTCATCACTTCTGAT GCAGACGTGATAACCTTGGACACTGCTGCAACAATGTTGTTAGGCGATTTACACGACCCAACAGCAATGAGAA CAAAAGTCAGACGTTTATATGACATTGCGAATGTCTTTTCATCCATGAATCTGCTTCAGAAG ATGCGTCATCCGGAGAGCGGGAAACCAGCATTTAGATGGCTGGGTTTGAAAGAACCAAAGACTAAACCCATAATTTTAGCTACAGACAACTCAAAAAGGAGAGCTTTTGGAACAGATATTACAAACAGTTGTGGATTAAAAAGAAACAGGAATGATTCTTTATCTGGTTGGTGCTCAAAAGATGCGACTGTGGCAGTGGATGGGAATATTGACTGCGATGAAAATATTACAATGCAGAAGCAGCTACCACTTCAACGCAACTCAAAGGAATTTGTCTTTGGCCCATTCACTCCTGTCACTGGCACTGCACACAAGGTAGGAAGCTCTGGTAACAAAAAACTAAAGCAGGCTCCGGAATGGGAGAACTTGGCTGATACTTATCGTCCCCGATATCTTAACAAAG CACTAAATGACGTTTTCGGGCACTATGCCGAGGCCTGGAAATCATGGTACGTTGAATCAGCAGATAAGAAGCAGGTACGACCAGTCACTTGA